In Mycobacteriales bacterium, a genomic segment contains:
- a CDS encoding trypsin-like peptidase domain-containing protein, giving the protein MEVEREALDAYSRVVSTVAAEVTPHVASLRLGRGAGSGVVFTDDGFLLTNAHVVGRATGGTAAFADGAESAFDVIGADPLSDLAVVRARGDTPAAARLGDADTLVVGQLVVAVGNPLGLGGTVTAGVVSGLGRSLPTRSGRAGRVIEDVIQTDAALNPGNSGGALADAAGRVVGINTAVAGIGLGLAVPVNSTTRRIIGALLAEGRVRRAYLGLVSVPAPLPEPVAARVGQRTCLRVIEVVAASPAARAGLHPGDLVLSVGREQVSDAQGIQRMLFAEAIGVGLPVTVLRNGAMVDVIAVPVELTEG; this is encoded by the coding sequence ATGGAGGTCGAGCGGGAAGCTCTGGACGCGTACTCCCGGGTCGTCAGCACGGTCGCGGCGGAGGTCACCCCGCACGTGGCCAGCCTGCGGCTCGGGCGCGGCGCGGGCTCGGGGGTGGTGTTCACCGACGACGGTTTCCTGCTCACCAACGCGCACGTCGTCGGCCGCGCGACCGGCGGGACGGCGGCGTTCGCGGACGGCGCGGAGTCGGCGTTCGACGTGATCGGGGCCGACCCGCTGTCCGACCTGGCCGTGGTCCGGGCCCGCGGCGACACGCCGGCGGCGGCCCGCCTCGGCGACGCCGACACCCTCGTCGTCGGCCAGCTCGTGGTCGCGGTCGGCAACCCGCTCGGCCTCGGCGGCACGGTCACCGCCGGCGTGGTCAGCGGGCTCGGCCGGTCGCTGCCGACCCGCAGCGGGCGGGCCGGCCGGGTGATCGAGGACGTGATCCAGACTGACGCGGCGCTGAACCCCGGCAACTCCGGCGGTGCGCTCGCGGACGCCGCCGGCCGGGTGGTCGGCATCAACACCGCGGTCGCCGGCATCGGGCTCGGGCTGGCGGTGCCGGTGAACTCGACGACCCGGCGGATCATCGGCGCGCTGCTGGCCGAGGGCCGGGTGCGGCGGGCGTACCTGGGGCTCGTCAGCGTGCCGGCGCCGCTGCCGGAGCCGGTGGCCGCGCGGGTCGGGCAGCGGACCTGCCTGCGGGTGATCGAGGTCGTCGCGGCCAGCCCGGCCGCCCGGGCCGGGCTGCACCCCGGCGACCTGGTGCTCTCGGTCGGGCGGGAGCAGGTCAGCGACGCGCAGGGGATCCAGCGGATGCTGTTCGCCGAGGCGATCGGGGTCGGCCTCCCGGTCACCGTCCTGCGCAACGGCGCCATGGTCGACGTCATCGCCGTCCCGGTCGAACTCACCGAGGGCTGA
- the orn gene encoding oligoribonuclease, with product MADKGLDRLVWVDCEMTGLDLRRDALIEIAALVTDSELRVLDEGIDLVITAPDELLTGMQPVVQEMHAHSGLTEAVRASSVTVAAAEQLVLEHLRKHVPDARTVPLCGNSIATDRAFLARDMPELDGFLHYRMVDVSSIKELCRRWYPRVYFSQPQKGLAHRALADIKESIRELRYYRQTVFVPLPGPNGEQAHKAAAEVLSADLQ from the coding sequence GTGGCGGACAAGGGCTTGGACCGGCTGGTGTGGGTGGACTGCGAGATGACCGGCCTCGATCTGCGCCGGGATGCGCTGATCGAGATCGCGGCCCTGGTGACCGACTCGGAGCTACGTGTGCTCGACGAGGGCATCGACCTCGTGATCACCGCACCGGATGAGCTGCTGACCGGGATGCAACCGGTCGTGCAGGAGATGCACGCCCATTCGGGCCTGACCGAGGCGGTCCGCGCGTCCTCGGTGACGGTCGCCGCGGCCGAGCAGCTCGTGCTGGAGCACCTGCGCAAGCACGTCCCGGATGCCCGGACGGTGCCGCTCTGCGGCAACTCGATCGCGACGGACCGGGCGTTCCTGGCCCGGGACATGCCGGAGCTGGACGGGTTCCTGCACTACCGGATGGTCGACGTGTCCTCGATCAAGGAGCTGTGCCGGCGCTGGTACCCCCGCGTCTACTTCTCCCAGCCGCAGAAGGGTCTGGCCCATCGCGCGCTCGCGGACATCAAGGAGAGCATCCGCGAGTTGCGCTACTACCGGCAAACCGTGTTCGTGCCGCTTCCGGGCCCGAACGGCGAGCAGGCCCACAAGGCGGCCGCGGAGGTGCTGAGCGCCGACCTCCAGTGA
- a CDS encoding helicase HerA-like domain-containing protein: MGEPGGTTEAAAPAPAAAAAPGDDVAARIAAGYAFDGPAVELGAVVAEGAPHPTARVRVPIGMLNRHGLVAGATGTGKTKTLQLITEQLSAAGVPVFVADIKGDLSGLAAAGETGDRITTRAVDTGDDWQPAAFPVEFLAIGGIGTGVPLRATVTSFGPILLSKVLGLNETQESSLGLVFHYADKAGLPLLDLKDLRSVIQFLVSDEGKADLQALGGLSKATAGVILRELIGLADSADAFFGEPEFDTRDLLRTAPDGRGIVSAVELSQVQDRPALFSTFLLWLLGDLFEDLPEVGDPDKPKLVFFFDEAHLLFAGASKAFLDAVTRTVRLIRSKGVGVFFVTQQPTDVPDDVLAQLANRVQHALRAFTPDDADALRKTVRTYPKTGDYALEEALTGLGTGEAIVTVMSERGAPTPVAWTMLRAPRSRMAPADAAAITSAVAASALQAEYGQAIDRDSAYERLAAKLAPPAPKPAPPKPGPPPAQRAPRREQEQQSGIGGMVTSVLGSSAAKSFMRSAASALGREITRGMLGTARKRR; the protein is encoded by the coding sequence ATGGGCGAGCCGGGTGGTACGACGGAGGCGGCGGCACCGGCACCGGCAGCGGCAGCAGCGCCGGGCGACGACGTCGCCGCGCGGATCGCGGCCGGGTACGCGTTCGACGGCCCCGCGGTCGAACTCGGCGCCGTCGTCGCCGAGGGCGCCCCGCACCCGACCGCCCGGGTGCGCGTGCCGATCGGCATGCTCAACCGGCACGGTCTGGTCGCCGGCGCCACCGGCACCGGCAAGACCAAGACGCTGCAGCTGATCACCGAGCAGCTCTCCGCCGCCGGCGTGCCGGTCTTCGTGGCCGACATCAAGGGTGACCTGTCCGGCCTGGCGGCGGCGGGGGAGACCGGCGACCGGATCACCACGCGGGCCGTGGACACCGGCGACGACTGGCAGCCGGCCGCGTTCCCGGTCGAGTTCCTGGCGATCGGCGGCATCGGCACCGGCGTCCCGCTGCGGGCCACGGTGACCAGCTTCGGGCCGATCCTGCTGTCCAAGGTGCTCGGTCTGAACGAGACCCAGGAGTCCAGCCTGGGGCTGGTCTTCCACTACGCGGACAAGGCCGGCCTCCCGCTGCTGGACCTCAAGGACCTGCGCTCGGTCATCCAGTTCCTGGTCTCCGACGAGGGCAAGGCCGACCTGCAGGCGCTCGGCGGCCTGTCCAAGGCGACCGCCGGGGTGATCCTGCGCGAGCTGATCGGGCTGGCCGACTCGGCCGACGCGTTCTTCGGCGAGCCCGAGTTCGACACCAGGGACCTGCTGCGGACCGCCCCGGACGGGCGCGGGATCGTCTCCGCGGTCGAGCTGTCCCAGGTCCAGGACCGGCCGGCGCTGTTCTCGACGTTCCTGCTCTGGCTGCTCGGCGACCTGTTCGAGGACCTGCCCGAGGTCGGCGACCCGGACAAGCCGAAGCTGGTGTTCTTCTTCGACGAGGCCCACCTGCTGTTCGCCGGCGCCTCCAAGGCCTTCCTCGACGCGGTCACCCGTACGGTCCGGCTGATCCGGTCCAAGGGCGTCGGCGTCTTCTTCGTCACCCAGCAGCCGACCGACGTACCCGACGACGTGTTGGCCCAGCTGGCGAACCGGGTGCAGCACGCGCTGCGCGCGTTCACCCCGGACGATGCGGACGCGCTGCGCAAGACCGTGCGGACGTATCCGAAGACCGGCGACTACGCGCTGGAGGAGGCGCTGACCGGGCTCGGTACCGGCGAGGCGATCGTCACGGTGATGTCCGAGCGGGGCGCGCCGACGCCGGTGGCCTGGACGATGCTGCGGGCGCCGCGGTCCCGGATGGCGCCGGCCGACGCGGCCGCGATCACCTCGGCGGTGGCGGCCTCCGCGCTACAGGCCGAGTACGGGCAGGCGATCGACCGGGACTCCGCGTACGAGCGGCTGGCTGCGAAGCTGGCCCCGCCCGCACCCAAGCCGGCCCCGCCGAAGCCCGGGCCGCCGCCGGCTCAGCGGGCGCCGCGACGGGAGCAGGAGCAGCAGAGCGGCATCGGCGGCATGGTGACGAGCGTGCTCGGCTCGTCCGCGGCGAAGTCGTTCATGCGGTCGGCCGCCTCGGCGCTCGGCCGGGAGATCACCCGCGGCATGCTCGGGACGGCCAGGAAGCGCCGCTGA
- a CDS encoding Ig-like domain-containing protein: protein MGAQAKTRGSGAARWGVGLAVVLAAVAGCTSSGSGSSGSGAAPSQGGSTSQNGSSQAQAEPATVSVLPAADAAAVAPGDPVKVTAQGGTLTTVTVSGTGGAVKGTLDAAKTTWTSAAKLGFGARYTVTAEATNATGQTTTKTSAFTTAKATKTVFPAVSPLRDTTVGVGMPIRVYFDNPVTDRKTALARMKVTTSVPTVGGWHWFSNTEVHWRPKTYWKSGTKVALDTDLRGVSLGAGTYGSENADRHIEFTIGASHVSVADAKTHRMKVYVNGKLTKNFPASLGKEVTGRYTHTGVHIVTDKKRAMTMDSSTFGLALDAGGYKTPVQFATRISNSGEFVHAAPWSVAQQGSSNVSHGCVNLSPASAAWFFGISQPGDVVQITGTPVPLTSRDTDVPDWTIPWSQWGE, encoded by the coding sequence GTGGGTGCACAGGCAAAGACGCGCGGGTCCGGTGCGGCGCGGTGGGGTGTGGGGCTCGCCGTCGTGCTGGCCGCGGTGGCCGGGTGCACGTCGTCCGGCTCCGGGAGCTCCGGCAGCGGGGCGGCGCCGTCGCAGGGTGGCAGCACCAGCCAGAACGGGAGCAGCCAGGCCCAGGCCGAGCCGGCCACCGTCTCCGTCCTGCCGGCTGCCGACGCCGCCGCCGTCGCGCCCGGCGATCCGGTCAAGGTCACCGCGCAGGGCGGGACACTGACCACGGTCACCGTCAGCGGCACCGGCGGCGCCGTGAAGGGCACCCTGGACGCGGCCAAGACGACCTGGACGTCCGCGGCCAAGCTCGGCTTCGGCGCCCGCTACACGGTGACCGCCGAGGCGACGAACGCGACCGGGCAGACCACGACCAAGACCAGTGCGTTCACCACGGCGAAGGCCACGAAGACCGTCTTCCCGGCGGTCAGCCCGCTGCGGGACACGACCGTCGGCGTCGGCATGCCGATCCGGGTCTACTTCGACAACCCGGTGACCGACCGCAAAACCGCTCTGGCCCGGATGAAGGTGACCACCTCGGTCCCGACCGTCGGCGGCTGGCACTGGTTCTCCAACACCGAGGTGCACTGGCGCCCCAAGACGTACTGGAAGTCCGGTACCAAGGTCGCGCTCGACACCGACCTGCGCGGGGTCTCCCTCGGCGCGGGGACGTACGGCAGCGAGAACGCGGACCGGCACATCGAGTTCACGATCGGCGCCTCGCACGTCAGCGTGGCCGACGCCAAGACCCACCGCATGAAGGTGTACGTCAACGGCAAGCTGACCAAGAACTTCCCGGCCAGCCTGGGCAAGGAGGTCACCGGGCGCTACACCCACACCGGTGTGCACATCGTGACCGACAAGAAGCGGGCCATGACGATGGACTCCTCGACGTTCGGGCTGGCGCTGGACGCAGGTGGCTACAAGACGCCGGTCCAGTTCGCGACCCGGATCTCCAACAGCGGCGAGTTCGTGCACGCCGCGCCGTGGTCGGTCGCCCAGCAGGGCAGCTCGAACGTCTCGCACGGGTGCGTGAACCTGTCGCCGGCCAGTGCGGCCTGGTTCTTCGGGATCTCGCAGCCGGGTGACGTCGTGCAGATCACCGGGACGCCGGTGCCGCTGACCAGTCGGGACACCGACGTGCCGGACTGGACGATCCCGTGGAGCCAATGGGGTGAGTGA